In Nicotiana tabacum cultivar K326 chromosome 17, ASM71507v2, whole genome shotgun sequence, one DNA window encodes the following:
- the LOC107782895 gene encoding premnaspirodiene oxygenase-like yields the protein MELQLYSLALATSLTLLFLLIVKLSKKLAKNPNLNLPPGPWKLPLLGSIHHLISILPHHTLRDLAKKHGPLMHLQLGEISTIVISTPQAAKEVLKVQDIAFTNRPELLSVKILCYNYSDIAFAPYGNYWRQMRKLCTLELLSAKNVQSFASIREEEAFDLVEYVKSKSGSTINLTEKLYALTNAVICRAAFGKRRKEESAYFMSLIKEVSLMVTGLDISEVFPSLKFLHAITGTKAKLVKLHKKLDKVLDMIIEEHKENLQLVSLKKNGEEESIRKEDLVNLLLRLQESGTLEFPFTADNIKAVILDMFVAGTETSATVLDWAMVEMMRNPKVMEKAQIELRQILKGKRRVKENDLKEVRYLKLVIKETLRLHPPLPLLLPRECREQCAINGYDIPIKTKVIVNAWAINRDVEFWEDAERFVPERFNDSRNNMEFIGQEFEYLPFGGGRRMCPGISFGLANIELTLAQLLYYFNWKLPNEMKPEDLDVTETPGSSCRRKCNLYVIATPVIME from the exons ATGGAGCTACAACTTTATTCCCTTGCTCTTGCCACTTCCCTCACATTACTTTTCCTTCTGATTGTGAAGTTATCTAAGAAATTAGCAAAAAACCCTAATCTAAACTTGCCTCCAGGTCCATGGAAATTGCCTCTCCTAGGTAGTATTCACCACTTAATAAGCATATTACCTCACCATACTCTGAGAGATTTAGCCAAAAAGCACGGCCCGTTAATGCACTTGCAGCTTGGTGAAATCTCTACAATAGTTATTTCGACTCCTCAAGCAGCCAAAGAGGTATTAAAAGTTCAAGACATCGCATTCACAAATCGCCCTGAGCTTTTAAGTGTCAAGATTTTGTGTTACAACTATTCGGATATTGCTTTTGCACCCTATGGAAATTACTGGAGACAAATGCGTAAGTTGTGCACGTTAGAACTCTTGAGTGCCAAGAATGTACAATCATTTGCCTCTATAAGGGAGGAAGAAGCATTCGACCTTGTTGAATATGTGAAATCAAAATCTGGATCCACTATTAACCTTACAGAAAAGTTGTATGCTCTTACAAATGCTGTAATTTGTAGAGCAGCATTTGGGAAGAGGAGAAAAGAAGAATCAGCATATTTTATGTCTTTGATAAAGGAAGTGTCTTTAATGGTAACAGGTTTGGATATAAGTGAAGTGTTTCCTTCACTCAAATTTTTGCATGCCATTACTGGGACAAAAGCAAAATTAGTGAAGCTTCACAAAAAGCTTGACAAGGTGCTTGACATGATAATTGAAGAGCATAAGGAGAACCTGCAATTAGTAAGCTTGAAAAAGAATGGTGAAGAAGAATCAATAAGAAAAGAAGATTTGGTGAATTTGCTATTGAGACTCCAAGAAAGTGGCACTCTTGAATTTCCCTTCACTGCAGACAATATCAAAGCAGTCATATTG GACATGTTTGTAGCCGGGACTGAGACTTCAGCTACCGTTCTTGATTGGGCAATGGTAGAAATGATGAGAAATCCCAAAGTCATGGAAAAGGCACAAATAGAATTGAGACAAATTCTCAAGGGAAAGAGAAGAGTAAAAGAGAATGATTTAAAAGAAGTGAGGTATCTAAAGTTAGTAATTAAAGAAACTCTAAGGTTACATCCACCACTTCCTTTGTTACTTCCAAGAGAATGCAGGGAGCAATGTGCAATTAATGGATATGATATTCCCATAAAAACAAAGGTAATTGTAAATGCATGGGCAATTAATAGAGATGTTGAGTTTTGGGAAGATGCTGAGAGATTTGTACCAGAGAGGTTCAATGATAGTAGAAATAATATGGAATTTATAGGACAAGAGTTTGAGTATTTACCATTTGGGGGAGGAAGAAGAATGTGCCCTGGAATTTCATTTGGTTTAGCCAACATTGAGCTGACTTTAGCTCAACTTCTTTATTATTTCAATTGGAAGCTGCCTAATGAGATGAAGCCTGAGGATCTTGATGTTACTGAAACACCTGGTTCTAGCTGCAGAAGGAAATGTAATTTGTATGTAATTGCAACACCTGTAATAATGGAATAA